In Edaphobacter paludis, a single window of DNA contains:
- the phoU gene encoding phosphate signaling complex protein PhoU: protein MPRIHFQQQLVALKDKLLAMAALSQQALSLSIDAYLNSDSVLCDHIKEIEEAINSAERDVDEMAYDLLAKEQPMAIDLRFILSVIKINGDLERIGDQATNISQRVQLLDNAQAIKLPIDISEMGEKVGVMIRTAIQALLEADAKLAESVLAMDDEIDDMNRTVQTELVELMQRSPEVSTQALNAIIVSRNLERSADHATNIAEDVIFWVRGSDVRHKFSLAQAE, encoded by the coding sequence ATGCCCCGCATTCATTTTCAGCAACAACTCGTCGCATTGAAAGACAAGCTGCTCGCCATGGCTGCCCTTTCCCAGCAGGCACTCAGTCTCTCCATCGATGCCTACCTCAACAGCGACAGCGTCCTCTGCGACCACATTAAGGAGATTGAAGAGGCCATCAACTCCGCCGAGCGCGACGTCGACGAGATGGCCTACGATCTGCTCGCCAAGGAGCAGCCCATGGCCATCGATCTCCGCTTCATCCTCTCCGTCATCAAGATCAACGGCGACCTCGAGCGCATCGGCGACCAGGCCACCAACATCTCGCAGCGCGTCCAGCTTCTCGACAACGCCCAGGCCATCAAGCTGCCCATCGACATCTCGGAGATGGGAGAGAAGGTCGGTGTCATGATCCGCACCGCCATCCAGGCGCTGCTCGAAGCCGACGCCAAGCTGGCTGAATCCGTTCTCGCCATGGACGATGAGATCGACGACATGAACCGCACCGTGCAGACCGAACTCGTCGAGCTGATGCAGCGCAGCCCCGAGGTCAGCACTCAGGCGCTCAACGCCATCATCGTCTCCCGCAACCTCGAGCGCTCCGCCGACCACGCCACCAACATCGCCGAAGACGTCATCTTCTGGGTTCGCGGCTCCGACGTCCGCCACAAATTTTCTCTCGCTCAGGCAGAGTAA
- a CDS encoding aldehyde dehydrogenase (NADP(+)) — translation MTAIEITGEMLIGARSVRGTQGVVRSMNPATGEELTPEFGGGSAKDVDAACTLAMRAFDAYRATSLEQRASFLEAIAQGILDLGDLLVERVMSESGLPRGRVEGERGRTVVQLRLFAGVVREGRWLNVTLDSALPERKPLPRADLRAQKIPLGPVAVFGASNFPLAFSVAGGDTASALAAGCPVVAKSHPSHLGTSELVGRVIRKAVADCGLPEGVFSLVVGDGNAVGEALVSHPAIQAVGFTGSRRGGRALVAIAAGREVPIPVFAEMSSINPVFLLPGAVAQRAETIAQGLVDSVTLGTGQFCTKPGIVIGIEGADFDRFQRAAEAAVEAKTSTTMLNSGIHKAYEHGTAQWAGEDKVDKLASGQASESATPTCAGQPMVFATKAQHFLTTPALMEEVFGPAALLIACRDADEMVAVAEHINGQLTATMHLADEDAELARRLLPVLERKAGRILANGFPTGVEVSYAMVHGGPSPATSDSRVTSVGAMAIERFLRPVCYQDIPSALLPEPLKDGNPLHLWRLVDGKLQQP, via the coding sequence GTGACGGCAATTGAAATTACCGGCGAGATGCTCATTGGAGCGCGAAGTGTTCGTGGCACGCAGGGAGTGGTGCGCTCGATGAATCCTGCGACTGGCGAGGAGTTGACGCCGGAGTTTGGCGGGGGCTCGGCGAAGGATGTTGACGCTGCTTGTACGCTGGCGATGCGTGCCTTTGACGCTTACCGTGCGACTAGTCTTGAGCAGCGCGCAAGTTTTCTTGAGGCGATTGCACAAGGGATTCTTGACCTGGGAGATCTGCTGGTTGAGCGCGTGATGAGCGAGTCGGGGTTGCCACGCGGACGCGTTGAAGGCGAGCGCGGGCGGACGGTAGTCCAACTCAGATTGTTTGCCGGGGTGGTAAGAGAGGGCCGTTGGCTCAACGTCACGCTGGACAGCGCGTTGCCTGAGCGCAAGCCTTTGCCTCGCGCTGATCTTCGCGCGCAGAAGATTCCGCTGGGTCCGGTTGCTGTCTTTGGTGCGAGCAACTTTCCGCTGGCTTTTTCGGTTGCCGGGGGAGATACCGCTTCGGCGCTGGCGGCGGGGTGTCCTGTGGTGGCGAAGTCGCATCCGTCGCATCTGGGAACTTCGGAGCTGGTGGGACGCGTGATTCGAAAGGCCGTGGCTGACTGCGGTTTGCCGGAGGGCGTATTCTCGCTGGTTGTTGGAGATGGCAATGCGGTGGGTGAAGCGCTGGTATCGCATCCAGCGATTCAGGCGGTGGGCTTCACGGGATCGCGCAGGGGCGGGCGGGCGCTGGTCGCGATTGCCGCTGGGCGAGAGGTTCCGATTCCGGTATTTGCAGAGATGAGTAGCATCAATCCTGTCTTCCTGCTGCCCGGTGCTGTAGCGCAACGTGCGGAGACGATCGCGCAGGGACTGGTTGATTCGGTGACGCTGGGGACGGGGCAGTTCTGCACGAAGCCGGGCATTGTTATTGGTATAGAGGGTGCGGATTTTGATCGCTTTCAACGTGCGGCGGAGGCTGCCGTTGAGGCCAAAACTTCCACAACCATGCTGAATTCGGGAATCCACAAGGCATACGAGCATGGCACGGCGCAGTGGGCGGGCGAAGATAAGGTCGACAAGCTGGCGAGTGGACAGGCATCTGAATCGGCGACCCCGACCTGCGCTGGTCAGCCGATGGTGTTTGCGACGAAGGCACAGCATTTTTTGACGACGCCCGCGCTGATGGAAGAGGTCTTTGGGCCAGCGGCTTTGCTGATCGCGTGCAGGGATGCAGACGAGATGGTGGCCGTGGCGGAGCATATCAACGGCCAGCTTACGGCGACGATGCATCTTGCGGATGAGGATGCGGAACTGGCTCGACGCCTGCTACCGGTTCTGGAGCGGAAGGCTGGACGCATTCTGGCCAACGGCTTTCCTACTGGGGTCGAGGTCTCGTATGCCATGGTGCATGGCGGGCCTTCGCCGGCTACTTCGGACAGCCGCGTGACATCTGTGGGGGCGATGGCGATCGAGCGCTTCCTGCGTCCGGTCTGCTATCAGGACATTCCATCGGCGCTGCTGCCTGAGCCACTTAAGGATGGCAATCCGCTTCATCTGTGGAGGCTGGTCGACGGCAAGCTGCAACAGCCGTGA
- a CDS encoding formylglycine-generating enzyme family protein: MVDEVTGGETNSGEHGVEQKSSCCAPVAVRDVAVLEVGKAVAASHAAAELVSDMVSLPGGTFLMGTDYAHGFPLDGEGPVRPVTLSPFQIDRFPVTNEEFAAFVEATGYRTEAEIFGWSFVFWSHIPAERFEALVEDTVAAAPWWCKVPGAFWRQPEGAGSDVRERGRHPVVHVSWNDAGAYAAWASKSLPTEAQWEYAARGGLEQKLYPWGDELTPGGEHRCNIWQGKFPVEDTGEDGFRGSCPVDSFPANGFGIYSVTGNVWEWCADWFHASFSAEPQHDPIGPGNGQSRVMKGGSFLCHASYCNRYRVAARTSNTPDSSASNIGFRCVKAG, translated from the coding sequence ATGGTTGACGAAGTGACTGGCGGCGAAACGAATTCGGGTGAACACGGTGTGGAGCAAAAATCTTCCTGCTGCGCGCCGGTGGCTGTTCGTGATGTGGCTGTGCTGGAAGTGGGCAAGGCTGTGGCAGCTTCTCATGCTGCCGCTGAGCTTGTGAGCGATATGGTTTCGCTGCCGGGTGGGACTTTTTTGATGGGCACGGACTATGCTCACGGCTTTCCGCTGGATGGCGAGGGGCCGGTGCGTCCGGTCACGCTCTCTCCATTTCAGATAGATCGGTTTCCAGTGACGAACGAGGAGTTTGCGGCGTTCGTCGAGGCGACGGGCTATCGCACGGAGGCGGAGATCTTTGGCTGGTCGTTCGTCTTCTGGTCGCATATCCCTGCGGAACGGTTTGAGGCGTTGGTGGAGGATACGGTGGCGGCGGCTCCGTGGTGGTGCAAGGTTCCGGGGGCGTTCTGGCGGCAGCCTGAGGGCGCGGGCTCGGATGTGCGGGAGCGCGGCAGGCATCCGGTGGTGCATGTGTCGTGGAACGATGCGGGTGCTTATGCTGCGTGGGCTTCGAAGTCGCTGCCGACGGAGGCGCAGTGGGAGTATGCGGCGCGTGGCGGATTGGAGCAGAAGCTCTATCCGTGGGGTGACGAGCTGACTCCGGGTGGAGAGCATCGCTGCAATATCTGGCAGGGGAAGTTTCCGGTGGAAGATACGGGCGAGGATGGCTTTCGGGGAAGCTGTCCGGTGGATAGCTTTCCGGCGAATGGATTTGGGATTTATTCGGTTACGGGCAATGTGTGGGAGTGGTGCGCGGACTGGTTTCATGCGTCGTTCAGCGCGGAGCCGCAGCATGATCCGATTGGACCCGGCAATGGGCAGAGCAGGGTGATGAAGGGCGGATCGTTTCTTTGCCATGCTTCGTACTGCAATCGCTATCGCGTGGCCGCGCGGACTTCGAACACTCCGGATAGCTCGGCTTCGAATATCGGATTTCGCTGCGTCAAGGCTGGCTGA